The Halosimplex litoreum genome has a window encoding:
- a CDS encoding DUF92 domain-containing protein: protein MTTTVRRAGAFALVGTLALAVPPIASRTSRALATVAAPGPFLLVAALALYVVDEGTIFELFARPGDRRDGRLYGLAGFSLAAAALALLSVRFTLPPTVFVGTVFLLAWGNLGGHLVRTVRDEPFAATAGFVLGGFLAGSVGQFAAARLVGTTVEWPLVAFLSASGALLGALLRAVLFERDDPLVMVSIGLLLWLFADLPLSIEPTVVGAALALAFLFGYLAYALETASLPGMITGVFLCLQTIVLGDFGWFVLLVTFFGVGGLSTKFRYEEKERRGIAEENEGARGSGNVLANSLVGLFAVLGWSASPTLTGLDPELFLFAFAGSIAAAMSDTLSSEIGGVFDNPRLITTFERVEPGTDGAVTWQGEVAGLAGAVLIAVIALGAFGRVDALGAGIVVFGGVVGMTVDSLLGATVEDVFLENEGVNFFATLAAGIAAALAAVGVGFVAI from the coding sequence GTGACAACGACAGTCCGGCGTGCGGGCGCGTTCGCCCTCGTCGGGACGCTGGCGCTCGCCGTCCCGCCGATCGCCAGCCGAACGAGCCGGGCGCTCGCGACCGTCGCCGCACCGGGCCCGTTCCTCCTCGTCGCCGCCCTCGCGCTGTACGTCGTCGACGAGGGGACGATCTTCGAACTGTTCGCCAGACCGGGCGACCGCCGCGACGGTCGCCTGTACGGTCTCGCGGGCTTCTCACTGGCCGCCGCGGCGCTTGCCCTGCTATCCGTGCGATTCACCCTCCCCCCGACGGTCTTCGTCGGGACCGTCTTCCTGCTCGCGTGGGGCAACCTCGGTGGCCACCTCGTCCGAACCGTGCGCGACGAACCGTTCGCCGCGACCGCCGGGTTCGTCCTCGGGGGCTTTCTCGCCGGGAGCGTCGGCCAGTTCGCCGCCGCACGCCTGGTCGGGACCACGGTCGAGTGGCCGCTCGTGGCGTTCCTCTCCGCCAGCGGTGCTCTGCTGGGCGCGCTGTTGCGCGCCGTGCTCTTCGAACGCGACGACCCGCTCGTGATGGTCTCGATCGGCCTGTTGCTGTGGCTGTTCGCCGACCTACCGCTGTCGATCGAACCGACCGTCGTCGGCGCCGCGCTGGCCCTGGCGTTCCTGTTCGGCTATCTCGCCTACGCCCTGGAGACGGCGTCGCTCCCGGGCATGATCACCGGCGTCTTCCTCTGTCTGCAGACGATCGTCCTCGGCGACTTCGGCTGGTTCGTCCTGCTGGTGACCTTCTTCGGCGTCGGCGGCCTCTCGACGAAGTTCCGCTACGAGGAGAAAGAACGGCGCGGCATCGCCGAGGAGAACGAGGGCGCCCGCGGCAGCGGGAACGTTCTCGCCAACTCGCTGGTCGGCCTGTTCGCCGTCCTCGGGTGGTCGGCGAGCCCGACGCTGACGGGGCTGGACCCGGAGCTGTTCCTCTTCGCGTTCGCCGGCTCGATCGCCGCCGCGATGAGCGACACGCTCTCCAGCGAGATCGGCGGCGTCTTCGACAACCCGCGGTTGATCACCACCTTCGAGCGCGTCGAACCCGGCACGGACGGCGCCGTCACCTGGCAGGGCGAGGTCGCCGGACTGGCCGGCGCCGTCCTCATCGCGGTCATCGCGCTCGGCGCGTTCGGCCGCGTGGACGCGCTCGGTGCCGGCATCGTCGTCTTCGGCGGCGTCGTCGGCATGACCGTCGACAGCCTGTTGGGCGCCACGGTCGAGGACGTCTTCCTGGAGAACGAGGGGGTCAACTTCTTCGCGACGCTCGCGGCCGGGATCGCGGCCGCCCTCGCCGCCGTGGGCGTCGGTTTCGTCGCGATATGA
- a CDS encoding GNAT family N-acetyltransferase yields the protein MTDSRRVREGRSTDLPALRAIQAAVLAEPWEELLAVAPDGPPILLVATPRGPATATEDTATPVGYALAVTDGDDDAGYLAELAVAPDAQDEGHGSALLAALVERLRESGATELRVTVREVDEAAHAFYRDRGFERRERLPERYERGDGFLLARSLDD from the coding sequence ATGACCGACAGCCGTCGGGTCCGCGAGGGGCGGTCGACCGACCTCCCTGCGCTCCGGGCGATCCAGGCCGCCGTCCTCGCCGAACCCTGGGAGGAGCTACTGGCGGTCGCCCCCGACGGCCCGCCGATACTGCTGGTCGCGACACCGAGAGGGCCGGCTACCGCGACCGAGGACACGGCGACACCGGTCGGCTACGCGCTGGCGGTCACCGACGGCGACGACGACGCCGGCTATCTCGCCGAACTCGCGGTCGCGCCCGACGCCCAGGACGAGGGCCACGGCTCGGCGCTGCTTGCCGCGCTCGTCGAACGACTCCGCGAGTCCGGCGCGACAGAACTCCGTGTGACGGTCCGCGAGGTCGACGAGGCCGCTCACGCGTTCTATCGCGACCGCGGCTTCGAGCGCCGCGAACGGCTCCCCGAGCGCTACGAACGCGGGGACGGGTTCCTGCTGGCGCGGTCACTCGACGATTGA
- the dnaG gene encoding DNA primase DnaG: protein MYDSAKYLIHADIRTSGVVERSDVVGAVFGQTEGLLGDELDLRDLQESGKLGRIDVEVDSERGSSFGEVTIASGLDRVETAILAAALESIERVGPSTADVEIRDIEDVRSAKRRRVVERATELLAEFDATTMSSEDLVEEVRRSVRVEDITEFAGLPAGPRVADSDAIIVVEGRADVLQLLKYGIKNAIAVEGTDVPDAVAELTDDRTVTAFLDGDRGGDLILKELSQVGDVDYVALAPTGRSVEDLPRGPVMDALRDKVPFETVSTGDGTATTDPSSATEGADTDDARGLAATDGSSQPSPPDGDVTTVDTESPTEPDGPDAPGGTVEASTKAESTASTDSDAEGASESPAADHAEPEADAEVSPSTETSADTGSSATDSPDESGPATLASHVDAVVGSETGRVRLLDAAYETIGEGEADEAFDLVESAEPVPASVVLDGDLSQRVLDVAAQRGVDLVVPRGKGEYVKQPVNVRIVTADEV, encoded by the coding sequence ATGTACGATTCAGCGAAGTATCTGATCCACGCGGACATCAGGACCAGCGGGGTGGTCGAGCGGAGTGACGTGGTCGGCGCGGTCTTCGGGCAGACCGAAGGCCTGCTCGGCGACGAGCTCGACCTCCGGGACCTCCAGGAGTCGGGAAAGCTCGGCCGCATCGACGTCGAGGTCGACTCCGAACGCGGGAGTTCGTTCGGCGAGGTCACGATCGCCAGCGGACTCGACCGCGTCGAGACGGCGATCCTCGCGGCCGCGCTGGAGAGCATCGAGCGCGTCGGCCCGTCGACGGCCGACGTCGAGATACGCGACATCGAGGACGTGCGTTCGGCGAAGCGCCGTCGCGTCGTCGAACGGGCCACGGAGTTGCTCGCCGAGTTCGACGCGACGACGATGTCCAGCGAGGACCTCGTCGAGGAGGTCCGCCGGAGCGTCCGCGTCGAGGACATCACGGAGTTCGCCGGCCTGCCCGCCGGCCCGCGCGTCGCCGACAGCGACGCGATCATCGTCGTCGAGGGCCGCGCCGACGTGCTCCAGTTGCTCAAGTACGGCATCAAGAACGCGATCGCGGTCGAAGGGACCGACGTGCCCGACGCCGTCGCCGAGTTGACCGACGACCGGACCGTCACCGCGTTCCTCGACGGCGACCGCGGGGGCGACCTCATCCTGAAGGAACTGTCGCAGGTCGGCGACGTGGACTACGTCGCCCTCGCGCCGACCGGCCGCTCCGTCGAGGATCTCCCCCGCGGCCCCGTCATGGACGCGCTCCGGGACAAGGTCCCCTTCGAGACGGTCTCGACCGGCGACGGGACGGCGACGACCGACCCGTCGTCGGCCACCGAGGGAGCCGACACCGACGACGCGCGCGGGCTCGCCGCCACCGACGGGTCGAGCCAGCCTTCGCCGCCGGACGGCGACGTGACGACGGTCGACACGGAGTCGCCGACCGAACCGGACGGCCCGGACGCGCCCGGCGGCACCGTCGAAGCGTCGACGAAAGCCGAGTCGACCGCTTCCACCGATTCGGACGCGGAGGGCGCGTCAGAATCACCCGCCGCGGACCACGCCGAACCTGAGGCCGACGCCGAAGTGTCGCCCTCGACCGAGACGTCGGCCGACACCGGTTCGTCCGCCACCGACTCGCCCGACGAGTCTGGGCCGGCGACGCTCGCGAGCCACGTCGACGCGGTCGTCGGAAGCGAGACCGGGCGCGTGCGACTCCTCGACGCCGCATACGAGACGATCGGTGAGGGCGAAGCCGACGAGGCGTTCGACCTGGTCGAGTCCGCCGAGCCGGTGCCGGCGTCGGTCGTCCTCGACGGCGACCTCTCCCAGCGCGTCCTCGACGTGGCCGCCCAGCGCGGCGTCGACCTCGTGGTCCCCCGCGGGAAGGGTGAGTACGTCAAACAGCCGGTCAACGTCCGCATCGTCACGGCCGACGAGGTCTGA
- a CDS encoding DUF3311 domain-containing protein — protein sequence MNERTRLVGWAAIAVALAALSVPWFLWGADGVVAGLPVWVVYHVGWLCLVAVVFWVFTKRAWGLGVEEVSRDG from the coding sequence ATGAACGAGCGCACGCGGTTGGTCGGCTGGGCGGCGATCGCGGTCGCGCTGGCGGCGCTGTCGGTGCCGTGGTTCCTCTGGGGCGCCGACGGCGTCGTCGCGGGGCTGCCGGTGTGGGTGGTCTATCACGTCGGCTGGCTCTGTTTGGTCGCCGTCGTCTTCTGGGTGTTCACGAAGCGGGCGTGGGGCCTGGGCGTCGAGGAGGTGAGTCGCGATGGCTGA
- a CDS encoding sodium:solute symporter family protein — translation MADTALQVGIVAGYMLVALAIGVVAYRLTERTAEDYYLASRTLGTVVLLFTTFATLLSAFTFFAGPNISYGAGPEWILVMGLMDGVIFGILWYVLGYKQWLVGKANGYLTLGEMLGDRFGSLRLRLLVAGVSIFWLFPYVMLQQQGAGTAIEALTGGAVPYWAGAGAITLFMIGYVALSGMRGVAWTDTLQGAFMLVIVWAAFVWVGSAAGGIGSATATLGDVDGNFLALGGGTYTPEYVLSTAISIAFGVTMFPQVNQRFFVAESKAVIKRTLPLWPVLVVLLFVPAFMMGSWARGLGIQAGANENVLPLLLAEYTPAWFAALVVAGAMAAMMSSSDSMLLSGSSYFTRDIYRPLVEEASEEREAFLGRVGVAVFATLSFVASLFQPATLLEIGDTAFGGFAQLALPVGVALYWRATTKWGMFVGIGGSQIVYIAGVLFPVVSVSLPLVGTVPFGVPGSLLGWSISVWCMLLGLVLTVGASLVTNASPEEDASVYATGAD, via the coding sequence ATGGCTGACACAGCGCTGCAGGTCGGGATCGTCGCCGGCTACATGCTCGTCGCACTGGCGATCGGCGTCGTCGCCTACCGCCTGACCGAGCGCACGGCCGAGGACTACTACCTCGCCTCCCGGACGCTGGGAACCGTCGTTCTCCTCTTCACGACGTTCGCGACGCTGCTGTCGGCGTTTACCTTCTTCGCCGGGCCGAACATCAGCTACGGCGCCGGTCCGGAGTGGATCCTCGTCATGGGCCTGATGGACGGCGTCATCTTCGGGATCCTGTGGTACGTCCTGGGCTACAAGCAGTGGCTCGTCGGGAAGGCGAACGGCTATCTCACCCTGGGGGAGATGCTCGGTGACCGGTTCGGGTCGCTTCGCCTGCGCCTGCTCGTCGCCGGCGTCAGCATCTTCTGGTTGTTCCCGTACGTGATGCTCCAGCAGCAGGGTGCCGGCACCGCCATCGAGGCGCTGACCGGCGGCGCGGTCCCCTACTGGGCCGGCGCCGGGGCGATCACCCTCTTCATGATCGGCTACGTCGCCCTCTCGGGGATGCGCGGCGTCGCCTGGACGGACACGCTCCAGGGCGCGTTCATGCTCGTGATCGTCTGGGCGGCGTTCGTCTGGGTCGGGTCGGCCGCGGGGGGTATCGGCTCGGCGACCGCGACGCTGGGCGACGTGGACGGCAACTTCCTCGCGCTCGGCGGCGGCACCTACACGCCCGAGTACGTCCTCTCGACGGCGATCTCGATCGCGTTCGGCGTCACGATGTTCCCCCAGGTCAACCAGCGCTTTTTCGTCGCCGAGTCGAAGGCCGTCATCAAGCGCACGCTCCCGCTGTGGCCCGTCCTCGTCGTCCTCCTGTTCGTCCCGGCGTTCATGATGGGGTCGTGGGCGCGGGGCCTCGGCATCCAGGCCGGCGCCAACGAGAACGTCCTTCCCCTGCTGCTGGCCGAGTACACGCCCGCGTGGTTCGCGGCGCTCGTCGTCGCGGGGGCGATGGCCGCGATGATGTCCTCCAGCGACTCGATGCTGCTGTCGGGCTCGTCGTACTTCACTCGCGACATCTACCGGCCGCTGGTCGAGGAGGCAAGCGAGGAGCGCGAGGCGTTCCTGGGTCGGGTCGGCGTCGCCGTCTTCGCGACTCTATCCTTCGTCGCCAGCCTGTTCCAGCCCGCGACGCTGCTCGAGATCGGCGACACCGCGTTCGGCGGGTTCGCCCAGCTGGCGCTGCCCGTGGGCGTGGCGCTGTACTGGCGAGCCACGACGAAGTGGGGCATGTTCGTCGGGATCGGCGGGAGTCAGATCGTCTACATCGCGGGCGTCCTGTTCCCGGTGGTGTCCGTCTCGCTACCGCTCGTCGGGACGGTCCCGTTCGGCGTCCCCGGCTCGCTGCTGGGCTGGAGCATCTCCGTCTGGTGTATGCTCCTCGGCCTCGTCCTGACCGTCGGCGCCTCGCTGGTGACGAACGCGAGTCCCGAGGAAGACGCGTCCGTCTACGCCACCGGCGCGGACTGA
- the dhaK gene encoding dihydroxyacetone kinase subunit DhaK: MKKLINDPDDVVDEMLDGMVAAHPDRLRRLSDTQVVVRTDAPLDEVGVVSGGGSGHEPTHAGYIGDGMLDGAAAGDVFSSPTADEFEALVDACDGGEGVLAVVKNYEGDVMNFETAIELAEMEGAEVATVVVNDDVAVEDSLYTSGRRGVCGTILVHKAAGAKAAEGADLADVQRVGQKVVDNVGTMGMALTSCVTPEKGEPTFDLGDEEIELGIGIHGEPGTERTGTMSADEVTDELTESVLADLDLDEDQEVLTIVNGMGGTPQMELFVVNRRLQELLDERGLDTWDAWVGDYMTSLDMAGCSITVCAVDDELKELLAAPADTPALTVR; encoded by the coding sequence ATGAAGAAACTGATCAACGACCCGGACGACGTCGTCGACGAGATGCTCGACGGGATGGTCGCGGCCCATCCCGACCGGCTCCGTCGGCTCTCCGACACGCAGGTCGTGGTCCGGACCGACGCGCCGCTCGACGAGGTCGGTGTCGTCAGCGGCGGCGGCAGCGGACACGAGCCGACACACGCCGGCTACATCGGTGACGGAATGCTCGACGGCGCCGCGGCGGGCGACGTGTTCTCCTCGCCCACCGCCGACGAGTTCGAGGCACTCGTCGACGCCTGCGACGGCGGCGAAGGGGTCCTCGCGGTCGTCAAGAACTACGAGGGGGACGTGATGAACTTCGAGACGGCGATCGAGCTCGCCGAGATGGAGGGGGCCGAGGTCGCGACGGTCGTCGTGAACGACGACGTGGCGGTCGAGGACTCGCTGTACACCTCCGGTCGCCGCGGCGTCTGCGGGACCATCCTCGTCCACAAGGCCGCGGGAGCGAAGGCCGCCGAGGGCGCCGACCTCGCGGACGTCCAGCGCGTCGGTCAGAAGGTGGTCGACAACGTCGGGACGATGGGCATGGCGCTCACCTCCTGTGTCACGCCCGAGAAGGGCGAACCGACCTTCGACCTCGGCGACGAGGAGATCGAACTCGGGATCGGCATCCACGGCGAACCCGGCACCGAACGGACGGGGACGATGTCCGCCGACGAGGTCACCGACGAGCTGACCGAGTCGGTCCTCGCGGACCTGGACCTCGACGAGGACCAGGAGGTGCTCACGATCGTCAACGGGATGGGTGGGACGCCCCAGATGGAGCTGTTCGTCGTCAACCGCCGGCTCCAGGAACTGCTCGACGAGCGCGGGCTCGACACCTGGGACGCCTGGGTCGGCGACTACATGACCTCGCTGGACATGGCAGGGTGTTCGATCACCGTCTGTGCCGTCGACGACGAACTGAAAGAGCTACTCGCCGCGCCGGCAGACACGCCAGCGCTGACGGTGCGATGA
- the dhaL gene encoding dihydroxyacetone kinase subunit DhaL — MSADGEAAVAAVERVAERLERERDYLTELDSAIGDADHGGNMARGWASAAEAVRELDDPDPATVAKATGRTLMSEVGGASGPLYGGSLVFASVELDDGLTPESAVAFAETYLEKVRDRGDASVGDQTMVDALVPLVHTFKKSIEVDGLPPVVALAKAVDAAERGAAFTVPIRARKGRASYLGWRSVGHKDPGATSTLFVAESLLETARDRLDATVAPDLDATSPTVPEEGATEG; from the coding sequence ATGAGCGCGGACGGTGAAGCGGCCGTCGCCGCGGTCGAACGGGTCGCCGAGCGCCTCGAACGCGAGCGCGACTACCTCACGGAGCTGGACTCCGCGATCGGCGACGCCGACCACGGCGGGAACATGGCCCGCGGCTGGGCCAGCGCCGCCGAGGCCGTCCGCGAGCTGGACGACCCCGACCCTGCGACGGTCGCGAAGGCGACCGGGCGGACGCTCATGTCCGAAGTCGGCGGAGCTTCGGGCCCGCTGTACGGCGGGTCGCTCGTCTTCGCCAGCGTCGAACTCGACGACGGGCTCACCCCGGAGTCCGCCGTCGCGTTCGCCGAGACGTACCTGGAGAAGGTACGGGACCGCGGCGACGCCAGCGTCGGGGATCAGACGATGGTCGACGCGCTCGTCCCGCTGGTCCACACGTTCAAGAAGTCGATCGAGGTCGACGGCCTGCCGCCGGTGGTGGCGCTCGCGAAGGCCGTCGACGCCGCCGAGCGCGGCGCCGCCTTCACCGTCCCGATCCGAGCGAGGAAGGGGCGCGCGTCGTATCTCGGCTGGCGTTCGGTGGGCCACAAGGACCCGGGCGCGACGAGCACGCTGTTCGTCGCGGAGTCGCTGCTTGAGACCGCCCGCGACCGCCTCGACGCGACCGTCGCCCCAGACCTCGACGCCACGTCACCGACGGTCCCCGAGGAGGGGGCCACGGAGGGGTGA
- the dhaM gene encoding dihydroxyacetone kinase phosphoryl donor subunit DhaM: protein MIGLVVVSHSERAADGIAEVAAEMGGETHIEPVGGDGRGGIGTVPDDIEAALAAVDDGEGVVVLVDLGSAVMNAEVAIEMADTEAVVADAPVLEGAVNAAVAATSPTATLDTVRERAEAAREIDKL, encoded by the coding sequence ATGATCGGCCTCGTCGTCGTCTCCCACAGCGAGCGGGCGGCCGACGGGATCGCCGAAGTCGCCGCCGAGATGGGCGGCGAGACCCACATCGAACCGGTCGGCGGCGACGGTCGGGGCGGTATCGGGACCGTCCCCGACGACATCGAGGCGGCACTCGCGGCGGTGGACGACGGCGAGGGCGTCGTCGTCCTCGTCGACCTCGGCAGTGCCGTGATGAACGCCGAAGTGGCCATCGAGATGGCGGACACGGAAGCGGTCGTCGCCGACGCGCCCGTCCTCGAAGGCGCGGTCAACGCCGCCGTCGCCGCGACGAGTCCGACGGCGACGCTCGACACCGTCCGCGAACGGGCCGAGGCCGCCCGCGAGATCGACAAGCTGTAG
- the ptsP gene encoding phosphoenolpyruvate--protein phosphotransferase, with amino-acid sequence MRTLSGVGTTPLSGVGRARWYRPEAALSLPERPDPETVDPEAEVERVERARDEAREALAVARDRTADRVGADEAAVFEAHRQFLDDPQLVGDIEDAVADGTLAEHAVADRFAEAVAQFEGLEGRMAERADDLRDVRDRLLRALLGIDAVDLAALPSETVLLAERLTPSDTAELDPDAVAGIVTATGGRTAHAAIIARALSIPAVVGVGDGLATVDEGVDVLVDGEAGEVVVDPDERRRASAGGVEAPVRTERVHTADGRAVEVAANVGRVAELGPAAERGADGVGLFRTEFLFLDRATPPDEDEQYEAITAALAAFPDDRVVVRTLDVGGDKPVPYLDTPTETNPFLGRRGIRPSLDEHADLFETQLRVLLRATASDHGDGLAVMFPMVARVEEVEAALDRIEAVAEDLDAAGIDHAMPELGAMVETPAAAFLADELADRLDFLSIGTNDLTQYVMAADRENEGVATLHDPLHPAVLRAIDRTAEATGRTDAWIGMCGEMAGDPALTELLVGLGLDELSASSVTVPAVKARVRETDADDAAALAERALACQTREGVLDVLDRS; translated from the coding sequence GTGAGAACGCTCTCGGGCGTGGGAACCACGCCGCTGTCGGGCGTCGGGCGCGCACGCTGGTACCGCCCCGAGGCCGCCCTCTCGCTCCCGGAACGACCCGACCCAGAAACGGTCGACCCCGAAGCGGAAGTGGAACGCGTCGAGCGTGCCCGCGACGAAGCGCGTGAAGCGCTCGCCGTCGCGCGCGACCGAACCGCCGACCGTGTCGGCGCGGACGAGGCCGCCGTCTTCGAGGCCCACCGGCAGTTCCTCGACGACCCGCAACTGGTCGGGGATATCGAGGACGCCGTCGCCGACGGGACGCTCGCCGAACACGCCGTCGCCGACCGCTTCGCCGAGGCCGTCGCGCAGTTCGAGGGGCTAGAGGGGCGAATGGCCGAGCGCGCGGACGACCTGCGCGACGTACGCGACCGGCTCCTGCGCGCGCTGCTGGGCATCGATGCGGTCGACCTCGCGGCCCTGCCGTCGGAGACCGTCCTGCTGGCCGAGCGGCTGACGCCGAGCGACACGGCCGAACTCGACCCCGACGCCGTCGCGGGCATCGTGACCGCGACCGGCGGCCGGACGGCCCACGCGGCGATCATCGCTCGCGCGCTGTCGATCCCGGCCGTCGTCGGCGTCGGCGACGGACTCGCGACCGTCGACGAGGGCGTCGACGTACTCGTCGACGGTGAGGCCGGGGAGGTCGTCGTCGACCCCGACGAGCGCAGACGGGCGAGCGCGGGCGGCGTCGAGGCACCGGTCCGTACCGAGCGGGTGCACACGGCCGACGGTCGCGCGGTCGAAGTGGCCGCCAACGTCGGGCGCGTCGCGGAACTCGGCCCGGCGGCCGAGCGGGGGGCCGACGGCGTCGGGCTGTTCCGGACGGAGTTCCTCTTCCTCGACCGCGCGACGCCGCCGGACGAGGACGAGCAGTACGAGGCTATCACCGCCGCGCTGGCGGCGTTCCCCGACGACCGGGTCGTCGTGCGGACGCTGGACGTCGGGGGCGACAAGCCGGTCCCCTATCTCGACACGCCGACGGAGACGAACCCGTTCCTGGGCCGGCGAGGGATCCGGCCCTCGCTGGACGAACACGCCGACCTGTTCGAGACGCAACTGCGAGTGCTGTTGCGCGCGACCGCGAGCGACCACGGCGACGGTCTGGCGGTGATGTTCCCGATGGTGGCCCGCGTCGAGGAAGTCGAGGCTGCCCTCGACCGGATAGAGGCCGTCGCGGAGGACCTCGATGCGGCGGGGATCGACCACGCGATGCCGGAACTGGGCGCGATGGTCGAGACGCCGGCGGCGGCGTTCCTCGCGGACGAACTGGCCGACCGCCTCGATTTCCTCAGCATCGGGACGAACGACCTCACGCAGTACGTGATGGCCGCCGACCGGGAGAACGAGGGCGTCGCGACCCTCCACGATCCGCTCCACCCGGCGGTTCTGCGGGCGATCGACCGCACTGCGGAGGCCACCGGCAGGACGGACGCGTGGATCGGGATGTGCGGTGAGATGGCGGGTGACCCGGCGCTGACGGAACTGCTCGTCGGCCTGGGTCTGGACGAACTCAGCGCGAGCTCGGTGACGGTGCCCGCGGTGAAAGCGCGGGTGCGTGAGACCGACGCCGACGACGCGGCCGCCCTCGCCGAGCGTGCGCTGGCCTGTCAGACCCGCGAAGGCGTCCTCGACGTGCTCGACCGGTCGTGA